From the Alteromonas sp. CI.11.F.A3 genome, the window GGGTTTGGTTTCTGGAAAGTCGATACGGCTATCTGTGCTGATACTGCATACGAAGCGATTAAAGCGGGCTATCGCCATTTAGACTGCGCTTCTGATTATGGCAACGAGAAAGAGGTTGGCGAAGGCATTCAGCGTGCTATCAAAGATGGCCTTTGTACCCGTGAAGAGCTTTGGATCACATCGAAACTGTGGAATACCTTTCATGCACCAGAGCATGTGCCGCTAGCACTTGAAAAAACATTAAGCGATTTACAACTCGATTATCTCGATTTGTACCTTATTCACTTTCCGATAGCGCAAAAATTTGTGCCGATTGAAACTCGTTACCCACCAGAGTGGTTTTACGATACTACGCAAGAGAACCCAACCATGGAGTTGGCTCCAGTGCCTCTATATAAAACATGGGAAGCCATGGAAGGTTTGGTAGATAGCAAGAAGGTTAGTCGTATTGGTGTATGTAACTACAACACAGGGCTACTGCACGATTTGATGAGCTACGCCCGTATCAAACCAGCTATGTTGCAAATTGAATCTCACCCGTATTTAACGCAAGAGCGTTTGATTCGCCTAGCAAAAGACTACGATATGAACGTTACCGCGTTCTCGCCATTAGGAGCCCTGTCTTATCTTGAGCTAGAAATGGCGGATAAAACGGAATCGGTACTCGAGCAAGAGGTAGTGAAAAAAGCCGC encodes:
- a CDS encoding aldo/keto reductase → MNALEKIPEVGFGFWKVDTAICADTAYEAIKAGYRHLDCASDYGNEKEVGEGIQRAIKDGLCTREELWITSKLWNTFHAPEHVPLALEKTLSDLQLDYLDLYLIHFPIAQKFVPIETRYPPEWFYDTTQENPTMELAPVPLYKTWEAMEGLVDSKKVSRIGVCNYNTGLLHDLMSYARIKPAMLQIESHPYLTQERLIRLAKDYDMNVTAFSPLGALSYLELEMADKTESVLEQEVVKKAAGAHGRTPAQVVLRWGVQRGNAIIPKTSKPERMRENLALFDFELTDEEMQAISALNMNRRFNDPGHFCEAAFNRFHPIYD